A portion of the Mesobacillus jeotgali genome contains these proteins:
- a CDS encoding asparagine synthase, whose translation MIPTVLGTAVTAAGYAMKQNRKIDKMVSNTVFGFGLAHIVLGAIDLVEHRNEF comes from the coding sequence ATGATTCCCACCGTTTTAGGCACAGCTGTTACAGCAGCCGGGTATGCGATGAAACAAAATCGCAAAATAGATAAAATGGTTTCCAACACAGTATTCGGTTTCGGATTGGCCCATATTGTTCTTGGGGCTATCGATCTGGTTGAACACAGGAACGAATTTTAG
- a CDS encoding PaaI family thioesterase, whose amino-acid sequence MNLNNTLLGSLGIEVTELQKGKVVATMPVDDRTRQPFGLLHGGASVALAETVASVGAFELVDKENEVVVGLEINANHIRAKREGVVTAVGTVLHQGKTTMVWDIKITDEDDNLVSVSRCTIAVIKRKK is encoded by the coding sequence ATGAATTTGAACAACACTCTGCTAGGATCCCTAGGAATTGAAGTCACAGAACTGCAAAAAGGAAAGGTGGTCGCCACGATGCCCGTTGATGACAGAACAAGGCAGCCGTTTGGCCTGCTGCATGGCGGAGCTTCGGTTGCACTTGCAGAAACTGTGGCCAGCGTAGGTGCCTTCGAGTTGGTCGACAAAGAAAATGAAGTCGTTGTTGGTCTGGAAATCAACGCCAACCACATCAGGGCAAAAAGAGAAGGAGTGGTCACAGCCGTTGGCACAGTCCTCCACCAGGGAAAAACGACCATGGTCTGGGATATAAAAATAACAGACGAAGACGACAACCTTGTTTCCGTTTCAAGATGTACCATTGCGGTGATTAAACGCAAGAAGTAA
- a CDS encoding FAD-dependent monooxygenase, translating to MDDVRIAIVGGGISGLCTAIALQKNGIHAEVYEKEKRVSEPDTGIILSGNAMRAFYIMGLGPELRNNGLESDGCLLKSDLGNTIANFHYQPPAHIPNYLFIQRSSLQRLLLDALLPGSLHLEKHMTDFTDNGAITLFFKDGTSAESDYLIACDGAASSVRSKLFPNSTLSFTGFSCWRGIIEDSPFKVSAYTETWGARGRFGIAPLPDQQIFWYALIKSTEGSLHEWAPIDLLFNFFYYHDPIQEILENTPNDQIIYDDLYELKPLTPLQSGNILLLGDAAHASMPNIGQGASQAVEDAVYLAKWVSKEDSVSEAFIKYTLHRQERIKMIKDEMKIYGFASQVDFPILCSIRNKLLKMAPPSFHNEKLRRVIEIEEDMDAMQ from the coding sequence ATGGATGATGTCAGAATCGCAATAGTAGGCGGCGGTATCAGCGGATTATGCACAGCCATTGCCCTGCAGAAAAATGGGATCCATGCAGAGGTTTATGAAAAAGAAAAGCGGGTCAGTGAACCGGATACAGGAATCATTTTAAGCGGTAATGCAATGCGCGCTTTTTACATCATGGGTTTGGGACCCGAATTACGGAATAACGGCCTTGAATCAGATGGTTGTCTGCTGAAATCCGATTTGGGGAACACCATTGCCAATTTTCATTACCAGCCTCCCGCCCATATACCAAATTACCTGTTCATCCAACGTTCATCCCTTCAAAGGTTACTATTGGATGCGCTCCTTCCAGGTTCTCTTCATTTAGAAAAGCATATGACCGACTTTACAGATAATGGAGCCATAACATTATTTTTTAAAGATGGCACCAGCGCAGAATCAGACTATCTGATCGCCTGCGATGGTGCAGCCTCCTCCGTTCGCTCTAAACTGTTTCCAAACAGCACACTCAGCTTTACAGGGTTTTCTTGCTGGCGAGGAATTATCGAAGATTCCCCTTTCAAAGTCTCTGCCTATACCGAAACCTGGGGAGCTAGAGGAAGATTCGGCATCGCTCCTTTACCAGACCAGCAAATCTTTTGGTACGCATTAATAAAATCGACAGAAGGCAGCCTGCACGAATGGGCTCCAATCGACTTATTGTTCAACTTTTTCTACTATCATGATCCAATCCAGGAAATATTAGAAAACACCCCAAACGACCAGATTATTTACGACGATTTGTATGAACTGAAACCACTAACCCCTCTGCAATCCGGGAATATTCTATTACTCGGTGATGCAGCTCACGCCTCAATGCCCAATATAGGCCAGGGAGCTTCACAGGCAGTTGAAGATGCTGTGTACCTTGCAAAATGGGTGAGTAAGGAAGATTCAGTGTCAGAGGCTTTTATAAAATACACTCTGCACAGACAAGAACGGATCAAGATGATTAAAGATGAAATGAAAATTTATGGGTTTGCCTCCCAAGTCGATTTCCCGATTCTTTGCTCCATTCGAAATAAACTGCTTAAAATGGCACCCCCCTCCTTCCATAACGAGAAATTGCGAAGGGTTATTGAAATAGAAGAGGATATGGATGCAATGCAATAA
- the mnhG gene encoding monovalent cation/H(+) antiporter subunit G encodes MTEMEIVKFFAGLFILFGAFLSLVTAFGLIRLPDVYTRNHAASKSATLGVMLVLLGTFLYFWLIEDHFNSRLLLGIGFIFLTSPVAGHLISRAAYNSGVKLSDRTVQDDLAEARKKMAENQFK; translated from the coding sequence ATGACAGAAATGGAGATCGTTAAGTTTTTTGCAGGCTTGTTTATCCTGTTCGGCGCATTCCTCAGCCTTGTGACAGCTTTCGGGCTAATCAGGCTGCCTGATGTTTATACAAGGAACCACGCGGCATCTAAAAGTGCCACATTGGGTGTAATGCTTGTATTGCTTGGAACCTTCCTTTATTTTTGGCTTATTGAAGATCACTTTAATTCCCGATTATTGCTGGGAATAGGCTTCATTTTCCTTACATCCCCTGTTGCCGGGCATCTGATATCAAGAGCAGCATATAACAGCGGTGTAAAGCTGTCGGACCGTACTGTGCAGGATGACCTTGCAGAAGCACGGAAAAAGATGGCTGAAAATCAATTTAAATAA
- a CDS encoding Na(+)/H(+) antiporter subunit F1, whose amino-acid sequence MFETVMWISVTFISLAMIGLIYRVIKGPTVADRVVALDAIGISLVSVVALVSILLDTSAFLDIILLIGILAFIGTVAFSKFLEKGVIMEYDRNGDR is encoded by the coding sequence ATGTTCGAAACCGTTATGTGGATTTCAGTTACCTTCATATCACTTGCGATGATTGGCCTGATTTACCGTGTGATCAAGGGGCCGACGGTGGCTGACCGGGTAGTTGCCCTGGACGCGATCGGCATCAGTCTGGTTTCTGTAGTTGCTTTAGTGTCGATCCTTCTCGATACTAGCGCCTTTCTCGATATCATCCTGCTGATCGGAATACTGGCATTCATCGGGACAGTCGCCTTTTCAAAGTTTCTTGAGAAGGGAGTAATCATGGAATATGACAGAAATGGAGATCGTTAA
- a CDS encoding Na+/H+ antiporter subunit E: protein MAFQILLNFILAFVWMFLKTSYSPASFFVGYFFGLLIIYIFRRFFTSRFYLLRVVAVVNLIYIFTRELILSNIDVLKAVLRPKLNIKPGIFAFPTELKADWEITVLANLITLTPGTLVVDISADNKILYIHAMDINDADEAIESIKNTFEKAIMEVSR, encoded by the coding sequence ATGGCTTTCCAAATCTTGCTGAATTTCATTTTGGCCTTTGTCTGGATGTTCCTTAAGACATCCTACTCCCCGGCCTCGTTTTTCGTCGGGTATTTCTTCGGCCTGCTCATCATTTATATTTTCCGCCGGTTTTTCACTTCCCGGTTTTATCTGTTGAGGGTAGTGGCAGTTGTAAATCTGATCTACATTTTTACGAGGGAATTAATTCTTTCAAATATTGACGTCCTAAAGGCCGTCCTAAGGCCAAAGCTTAATATCAAACCAGGGATCTTCGCATTTCCAACGGAATTGAAAGCAGATTGGGAGATTACGGTGCTGGCGAATCTGATCACTTTAACTCCTGGAACACTGGTTGTTGATATTTCTGCAGATAATAAGATTTTATATATACATGCAATGGATATCAACGATGCGGATGAAGCCATCGAGAGCATTAAAAATACGTTCGAAAAAGCGATTATGGAGGTGAGCCGATAA